The proteins below come from a single Salvelinus fontinalis isolate EN_2023a chromosome 1, ASM2944872v1, whole genome shotgun sequence genomic window:
- the LOC129862012 gene encoding rho GTPase-activating protein 17-like isoform X2, which produces MKKQFNRMKQLANQTVGRAEKTEVLSDDLLQIERRMEMVRVVSHNTHKRMVTCLQGHIGTDAEKRHKKLPLTGLSQAMVDGGSQLGEESLIGKMMEVCGEAENRLASELLQHEVQIEKDVLDPLNQLAEVDIPNILKQRKQLARLVLDYDSARARWLQATKSIISGTNTQAQTAKADLLKEEVDEAMNKMELCKDQLAADMYNFFSKEGDYACYYVMLLEAQADYHRKSLIVLESVLPTIQAQQDSWTEKPAFGTGLEEHLKRSSREIALPLEACIMMLLETGMKEEGLFRIAAGTSKLKKLKAALDCSTSQLEEFYSDPHAVAGALKSYLRELPEPLMSFQLYDEWIQASSVPEPDKRLQALWVVCDQLPKNNKANLRYLVKFLSKLAQDSEVNKMTPSNIAIVLGPNLLWAKTEGTLAEMAAATSVHVVTIIEPIIQHADWFFPEDVEFNVSGMFAMPTPPSNHINHSMEYDCSTIERKRPGSMVGPENDTLRKDSSANKLSDHNTIPRRGSNTLGRKQHVSPAFLPPLPPVESPGPGQVMGCVAELQAPPEGMALEGCQPSLALGMAALVAAQQLLATTTEGLSNPKRDPTSTQTLHQRNGSGGGNPGTASPAGGGGAGGQLGVVGPGAGSMGPSPHMMRRGTKKPAPAPPKLPNPPSGQPSNLTNHNPFSGQFLSTSPRPLSSSSHSPTSPTLPTSQPSSTPRRHSNNQPSIQAPNHPPPQPPTPSQVSPPSQPRALSHPTGDNPGAEYSPTDTPSPPDTPPPSTVPQDIPSAHPASTLPFQSGSLPRPRPVPKPRNRPNIPPPPQPPTQGNDTNGICSTAYKIMDPALSLKGLTRAFVPEFAVDQQPVTAPSMAPMTSVPQPKDSDLDTESTIL; this is translated from the exons AGCAGAGAAAACAGAAGTTCTCAGCGATGACCTTCTACAG ATTGAGCGGCGCATGGAGATGGTACGTGTGGTCTCCCACAACACACACAAGAGGATGGTCACCTGTCTGCAGGGCCACATTGGCACCGACGCAGAGAAGAGACAT AAAAAGCTTCCTCTGACAGGGCTGTCTCAAGCCATGGTGGACGGAGGCAGTCAGCTGGGAGAGGAATCTCTGATTGG GAAGATGATGGAGGTGTGTGGGGAGGCAGAGAACAGGCTGGCGTCAGAGCTGCTGCAGCATGAGGTTCAGATAGAGAAAGACGTGCTAGACCCCCTCAACCAGCtagcagag GTGGACATTCCCAACATCCTGAAACAGAGGAAGCAGCTAGCCAGGCTAGTTCTTGACTATGATTCTGCCAGAGCGAG GTGGTTGCAGGCAACCAAGTCGATAATCTCAGGAACAAACACTCAAGCACAGACGGCCAAGGCAGACCTGCTCAAAGAGGAGGTGGATGAAGCTATGAATAAAATGGAACTGTGCAAG GATCAACTGGCTGCAGACATGTACAATTTCTTCTCAAAGGAAGGGGACTATGCCTGCTACTACGTAATG CTCTTAGAGGCCCAAGCTGATTACCATAGAAAGTCTCTGATTGTCCTCGAGAGTGTCCTGCCAACCATACAAGCACAGCAAG ACTCGTGGACAGAGAAGCCAGCGTTTGGGACGGGGCTGGAGGAGCATCTGAAGAGGAGCAGCAGAGAGATCGCTCTGCCCTTAGAGGCCTGCATCATGATGCTGCTGGAGACTGGCATgaaggaggag GGCCTCTTCAGGATCGCAGCAGGGACCTCAAAACTGAAGAAGCTCAAGGCTGCTCTGGACTGTTCCACCTCACAGCTGGAGGAGTTCTACTCGGACCCCCACGCTGTCGCTG GAGCCCTGAAGTCTTACCTGAGAGAACTACCTGAACCTCTGATGAGCTTCCAGCTTTACGACGAGTGGATTCAGGCGTCTAG tgTTCCAGAGCCAGACAAGCGACTGCAGGCCCTCTGGGTTGTGTGTGATCAATTACCAAAGAACAACAAAGCCAACCTAAG GTATCTGGTGAAGTTCCTGTCCAAGCTGGCTCAGGACAGTGAGGTCAACAAGATGACCCCTAGCAACATCGCTATTGTACTGGGACCAAACCTGCTGTGGGCCAAAACAGAGGg CACTCTAGCTGAGATGGCTGCTGCTACCTCTGTTCACGTGGTGACCATCATAGAACCCATCATACAACACGCTGACTGGTTCTTCCCTGAGG ATGTGGAGTTTAATGTATCAGGGATGTTTGCCATGCCCACCCCTCCTTCCAACCACATCAACCACTCTATGGAGTACGACTGTTCCACCATCGAGAGGAAGAGGCCTGGTAGCATGGTGGGGCCAGAGAACGATACCCTTCGCAAGGACAG ttctgctAACAAACTGTCGGACCATAACACCATCCCCCGTAGAGGCAGCAACACGTTAGGTAGAAAGCAGCATGTTTCACCCGCCTTCCTGCCCCCCTTACCCCCGGTGGAGTCCCCAGGGCCTGGGCAGGTCATGGGGTGTGTGGCCGAGCTCCAGGCCCCGCCGGAGGGCATGGCGTTGGAGGGCTGCCAGCCTAGCCTGGCATTGGGTATGGCTGCCCTGGTGGCAGCGCAGCAGCTTCTAGCTACTACCACGGAGGGTCTCAG CAACCCAAAGCGTGACCCCACCTCCACCCAGACCCTCCATCAGAGGAACGGTTCAGGAGGGGGCAACCCGGGCACAGCCAGCCCAGCAGGAGGAGGTGGAGCAGGGGGACAGCTGGGAGTGGTAGGCCCTGGGGCCGGATCCATGGGGCCCAGTCCACACATGATGCGCAGAG GTACAAAGAAGCCAGCCCCTGCCCCTCCCAAGCTGCCCAACCCCCCTTCAGGCCAGCCCAGTAACCTCACCAACCACAACCCCTTCTCGGGCCAGTTCCTCAGCACCTCCCCCagacccctctcttcctcaaGCCACTCCCCTACCTCCCCCACCCTGCCCACATCCcagccctcctccaccccccgcCGCCACTCCAACAACCAGCCCTCCATCCAGGCCCCCAACCACCCACCCCCACAGCCCCCCACACCCTCACAGGTCAGCCCCCCGTCCCAACCCAGGGCCCTCAGCCATCCCACAGGAGACAACCCGGGGGCGGAATATTCTCCAACAGACACCCCCAGCCCGCCTGACACACCTCCACCCTCCACCGTCCCCCAGGACATACCCAGTGCCCATCCTGCCTCCACCTTGCCCTTCCAGTCAGGCTCCCTCCCCCGACCACGCCCCGTCCCCAAACCCAGAAACAGGCCCAACATTCCTCCGCCACCTCAGCCCCCCACACAGGGAAATGATACCAACGGGATCTGCAGCACAGCCTACAAAATCATGG ACCCAGCGCTGTCTCTCAAAGGGTTGACCCGAGCCTTCGTCCCTGAGTTTGCTGTGGACCAGCAGCCAGTGACCGCCCCCTCCATGGCCCCCATGACATCCGTGCCTCAGCCCAAAGACTCAGACCTGGACACAGAGAGTACCATCCTATAA
- the LOC129862012 gene encoding rho GTPase-activating protein 17-like isoform X7, producing the protein MTKFAHEGPPRHLPVQLSTAQRAEKTEVLSDDLLQIERRMEMVRVVSHNTHKRMVTCLQGHIGTDAEKRHKKLPLTGLSQAMVDGGSQLGEESLIGKMMEVCGEAENRLASELLQHEVQIEKDVLDPLNQLAEVDIPNILKQRKQLARLVLDYDSARARWLQATKSIISGTNTQAQTAKADLLKEEVDEAMNKMELCKDQLAADMYNFFSKEGDYACYYVMLLEAQADYHRKSLIVLESVLPTIQAQQDSWTEKPAFGTGLEEHLKRSSREIALPLEACIMMLLETGMKEEGLFRIAAGTSKLKKLKAALDCSTSQLEEFYSDPHAVAGALKSYLRELPEPLMSFQLYDEWIQASSVPEPDKRLQALWVVCDQLPKNNKANLRYLVKFLSKLAQDSEVNKMTPSNIAIVLGPNLLWAKTEGTLAEMAAATSVHVVTIIEPIIQHADWFFPEDVEFNVSGMFAMPTPPSNHINHSMEYDCSTIERKRPGSMVGPENDTLRKDR; encoded by the exons AGCAGAGAAAACAGAAGTTCTCAGCGATGACCTTCTACAG ATTGAGCGGCGCATGGAGATGGTACGTGTGGTCTCCCACAACACACACAAGAGGATGGTCACCTGTCTGCAGGGCCACATTGGCACCGACGCAGAGAAGAGACAT AAAAAGCTTCCTCTGACAGGGCTGTCTCAAGCCATGGTGGACGGAGGCAGTCAGCTGGGAGAGGAATCTCTGATTGG GAAGATGATGGAGGTGTGTGGGGAGGCAGAGAACAGGCTGGCGTCAGAGCTGCTGCAGCATGAGGTTCAGATAGAGAAAGACGTGCTAGACCCCCTCAACCAGCtagcagag GTGGACATTCCCAACATCCTGAAACAGAGGAAGCAGCTAGCCAGGCTAGTTCTTGACTATGATTCTGCCAGAGCGAG GTGGTTGCAGGCAACCAAGTCGATAATCTCAGGAACAAACACTCAAGCACAGACGGCCAAGGCAGACCTGCTCAAAGAGGAGGTGGATGAAGCTATGAATAAAATGGAACTGTGCAAG GATCAACTGGCTGCAGACATGTACAATTTCTTCTCAAAGGAAGGGGACTATGCCTGCTACTACGTAATG CTCTTAGAGGCCCAAGCTGATTACCATAGAAAGTCTCTGATTGTCCTCGAGAGTGTCCTGCCAACCATACAAGCACAGCAAG ACTCGTGGACAGAGAAGCCAGCGTTTGGGACGGGGCTGGAGGAGCATCTGAAGAGGAGCAGCAGAGAGATCGCTCTGCCCTTAGAGGCCTGCATCATGATGCTGCTGGAGACTGGCATgaaggaggag GGCCTCTTCAGGATCGCAGCAGGGACCTCAAAACTGAAGAAGCTCAAGGCTGCTCTGGACTGTTCCACCTCACAGCTGGAGGAGTTCTACTCGGACCCCCACGCTGTCGCTG GAGCCCTGAAGTCTTACCTGAGAGAACTACCTGAACCTCTGATGAGCTTCCAGCTTTACGACGAGTGGATTCAGGCGTCTAG tgTTCCAGAGCCAGACAAGCGACTGCAGGCCCTCTGGGTTGTGTGTGATCAATTACCAAAGAACAACAAAGCCAACCTAAG GTATCTGGTGAAGTTCCTGTCCAAGCTGGCTCAGGACAGTGAGGTCAACAAGATGACCCCTAGCAACATCGCTATTGTACTGGGACCAAACCTGCTGTGGGCCAAAACAGAGGg CACTCTAGCTGAGATGGCTGCTGCTACCTCTGTTCACGTGGTGACCATCATAGAACCCATCATACAACACGCTGACTGGTTCTTCCCTGAGG ATGTGGAGTTTAATGTATCAGGGATGTTTGCCATGCCCACCCCTCCTTCCAACCACATCAACCACTCTATGGAGTACGACTGTTCCACCATCGAGAGGAAGAGGCCTGGTAGCATGGTGGGGCCAGAGAACGATACCCTTCGCAAGGACAGGTAA
- the LOC129862012 gene encoding rho GTPase-activating protein 17-like isoform X4 — translation MTKFAHEGPPRHLPVQLSTAQRAEKTEVLSDDLLQIERRMEMVRVVSHNTHKRMVTCLQGHIGTDAEKRHKKLPLTGLSQAMVDGGSQLGEESLIGKMMEVCGEAENRLASELLQHEVQIEKDVLDPLNQLAEVDIPNILKQRKQLARLVLDYDSARARWLQATKSIISGTNTQAQTAKADLLKEEVDEAMNKMELCKDQLAADMYNFFSKEGDYACYYVMLLEAQADYHRKSLIVLESVLPTIQAQQDSWTEKPAFGTGLEEHLKRSSREIALPLEACIMMLLETGMKEEGLFRIAAGTSKLKKLKAALDCSTSQLEEFYSDPHAVAGALKSYLRELPEPLMSFQLYDEWIQASSVPEPDKRLQALWVVCDQLPKNNKANLRYLVKFLSKLAQDSEVNKMTPSNIAIVLGPNLLWAKTEGTLAEMAAATSVHVVTIIEPIIQHADWFFPEDVEFNVSGMFAMPTPPSNHINHSMEYDCSTIERKRPGSMVGPENDTLRKDSSANKLSDHNTIPRRGSNTLGRKQHVSPAFLPPLPPVESPGPGQVMGCVAELQAPPEGMALEGCQPSLALGMAALVAAQQLLATTTEGLSNPKRDPTSTQTLHQRNGSGGGNPGTASPAGGGGAGGQLGVVGPGAGSMGPSPHMMRRGTKKPAPAPPKLPNPPSGQPSNLTNHNPFSGQFLSTSPRPLSSSSHSPTSPTLPTSQPSSTPRRHSNNQPSIQAPNHPPPQPPTPSQVSPPSQPRALSHPTGDNPGAEYSPTDTPSPPDTPPPSTVPQDIPSAHPASTLPFQSGSLPRPRPVPKPRNRPNIPPPPQPPTQGNDTNGICSTAYKIMG, via the exons AGCAGAGAAAACAGAAGTTCTCAGCGATGACCTTCTACAG ATTGAGCGGCGCATGGAGATGGTACGTGTGGTCTCCCACAACACACACAAGAGGATGGTCACCTGTCTGCAGGGCCACATTGGCACCGACGCAGAGAAGAGACAT AAAAAGCTTCCTCTGACAGGGCTGTCTCAAGCCATGGTGGACGGAGGCAGTCAGCTGGGAGAGGAATCTCTGATTGG GAAGATGATGGAGGTGTGTGGGGAGGCAGAGAACAGGCTGGCGTCAGAGCTGCTGCAGCATGAGGTTCAGATAGAGAAAGACGTGCTAGACCCCCTCAACCAGCtagcagag GTGGACATTCCCAACATCCTGAAACAGAGGAAGCAGCTAGCCAGGCTAGTTCTTGACTATGATTCTGCCAGAGCGAG GTGGTTGCAGGCAACCAAGTCGATAATCTCAGGAACAAACACTCAAGCACAGACGGCCAAGGCAGACCTGCTCAAAGAGGAGGTGGATGAAGCTATGAATAAAATGGAACTGTGCAAG GATCAACTGGCTGCAGACATGTACAATTTCTTCTCAAAGGAAGGGGACTATGCCTGCTACTACGTAATG CTCTTAGAGGCCCAAGCTGATTACCATAGAAAGTCTCTGATTGTCCTCGAGAGTGTCCTGCCAACCATACAAGCACAGCAAG ACTCGTGGACAGAGAAGCCAGCGTTTGGGACGGGGCTGGAGGAGCATCTGAAGAGGAGCAGCAGAGAGATCGCTCTGCCCTTAGAGGCCTGCATCATGATGCTGCTGGAGACTGGCATgaaggaggag GGCCTCTTCAGGATCGCAGCAGGGACCTCAAAACTGAAGAAGCTCAAGGCTGCTCTGGACTGTTCCACCTCACAGCTGGAGGAGTTCTACTCGGACCCCCACGCTGTCGCTG GAGCCCTGAAGTCTTACCTGAGAGAACTACCTGAACCTCTGATGAGCTTCCAGCTTTACGACGAGTGGATTCAGGCGTCTAG tgTTCCAGAGCCAGACAAGCGACTGCAGGCCCTCTGGGTTGTGTGTGATCAATTACCAAAGAACAACAAAGCCAACCTAAG GTATCTGGTGAAGTTCCTGTCCAAGCTGGCTCAGGACAGTGAGGTCAACAAGATGACCCCTAGCAACATCGCTATTGTACTGGGACCAAACCTGCTGTGGGCCAAAACAGAGGg CACTCTAGCTGAGATGGCTGCTGCTACCTCTGTTCACGTGGTGACCATCATAGAACCCATCATACAACACGCTGACTGGTTCTTCCCTGAGG ATGTGGAGTTTAATGTATCAGGGATGTTTGCCATGCCCACCCCTCCTTCCAACCACATCAACCACTCTATGGAGTACGACTGTTCCACCATCGAGAGGAAGAGGCCTGGTAGCATGGTGGGGCCAGAGAACGATACCCTTCGCAAGGACAG ttctgctAACAAACTGTCGGACCATAACACCATCCCCCGTAGAGGCAGCAACACGTTAGGTAGAAAGCAGCATGTTTCACCCGCCTTCCTGCCCCCCTTACCCCCGGTGGAGTCCCCAGGGCCTGGGCAGGTCATGGGGTGTGTGGCCGAGCTCCAGGCCCCGCCGGAGGGCATGGCGTTGGAGGGCTGCCAGCCTAGCCTGGCATTGGGTATGGCTGCCCTGGTGGCAGCGCAGCAGCTTCTAGCTACTACCACGGAGGGTCTCAG CAACCCAAAGCGTGACCCCACCTCCACCCAGACCCTCCATCAGAGGAACGGTTCAGGAGGGGGCAACCCGGGCACAGCCAGCCCAGCAGGAGGAGGTGGAGCAGGGGGACAGCTGGGAGTGGTAGGCCCTGGGGCCGGATCCATGGGGCCCAGTCCACACATGATGCGCAGAG GTACAAAGAAGCCAGCCCCTGCCCCTCCCAAGCTGCCCAACCCCCCTTCAGGCCAGCCCAGTAACCTCACCAACCACAACCCCTTCTCGGGCCAGTTCCTCAGCACCTCCCCCagacccctctcttcctcaaGCCACTCCCCTACCTCCCCCACCCTGCCCACATCCcagccctcctccaccccccgcCGCCACTCCAACAACCAGCCCTCCATCCAGGCCCCCAACCACCCACCCCCACAGCCCCCCACACCCTCACAGGTCAGCCCCCCGTCCCAACCCAGGGCCCTCAGCCATCCCACAGGAGACAACCCGGGGGCGGAATATTCTCCAACAGACACCCCCAGCCCGCCTGACACACCTCCACCCTCCACCGTCCCCCAGGACATACCCAGTGCCCATCCTGCCTCCACCTTGCCCTTCCAGTCAGGCTCCCTCCCCCGACCACGCCCCGTCCCCAAACCCAGAAACAGGCCCAACATTCCTCCGCCACCTCAGCCCCCCACACAGGGAAATGATACCAACGGGATCTGCAGCACAGCCTACAAAATCATGG GTTAA
- the LOC129862012 gene encoding rho GTPase-activating protein 17-like isoform X5 translates to MTKFAHEGPPRHLPVQLSTAQRAEKTEVLSDDLLQIERRMEMVRVVSHNTHKRMVTCLQGHIGTDAEKRHKKLPLTGLSQAMVDGGSQLGEESLIGKMMEVCGEAENRLASELLQHEVQIEKDVLDPLNQLAEVDIPNILKQRKQLARLVLDYDSARARWLQATKSIISGTNTQAQTAKADLLKEEVDEAMNKMELCKDQLAADMYNFFSKEGDYACYYVMLLEAQADYHRKSLIVLESVLPTIQAQQDSWTEKPAFGTGLEEHLKRSSREIALPLEACIMMLLETGMKEEGLFRIAAGTSKLKKLKAALDCSTSQLEEFYSDPHAVAGALKSYLRELPEPLMSFQLYDEWIQASSVPEPDKRLQALWVVCDQLPKNNKANLRYLVKFLSKLAQDSEVNKMTPSNIAIVLGPNLLWAKTEGTLAEMAAATSVHVVTIIEPIIQHADWFFPEDVEFNVSGMFAMPTPPSNHINHSMEYDCSTIERKRPGSMVGPENDTLRKDSNPKRDPTSTQTLHQRNGSGGGNPGTASPAGGGGAGGQLGVVGPGAGSMGPSPHMMRRGTKKPAPAPPKLPNPPSGQPSNLTNHNPFSGQFLSTSPRPLSSSSHSPTSPTLPTSQPSSTPRRHSNNQPSIQAPNHPPPQPPTPSQVSPPSQPRALSHPTGDNPGAEYSPTDTPSPPDTPPPSTVPQDIPSAHPASTLPFQSGSLPRPRPVPKPRNRPNIPPPPQPPTQGNDTNGICSTAYKIMDPALSLKGLTRAFVPEFAVDQQPVTAPSMAPMTSVPQPKDSDLDTESTIL, encoded by the exons AGCAGAGAAAACAGAAGTTCTCAGCGATGACCTTCTACAG ATTGAGCGGCGCATGGAGATGGTACGTGTGGTCTCCCACAACACACACAAGAGGATGGTCACCTGTCTGCAGGGCCACATTGGCACCGACGCAGAGAAGAGACAT AAAAAGCTTCCTCTGACAGGGCTGTCTCAAGCCATGGTGGACGGAGGCAGTCAGCTGGGAGAGGAATCTCTGATTGG GAAGATGATGGAGGTGTGTGGGGAGGCAGAGAACAGGCTGGCGTCAGAGCTGCTGCAGCATGAGGTTCAGATAGAGAAAGACGTGCTAGACCCCCTCAACCAGCtagcagag GTGGACATTCCCAACATCCTGAAACAGAGGAAGCAGCTAGCCAGGCTAGTTCTTGACTATGATTCTGCCAGAGCGAG GTGGTTGCAGGCAACCAAGTCGATAATCTCAGGAACAAACACTCAAGCACAGACGGCCAAGGCAGACCTGCTCAAAGAGGAGGTGGATGAAGCTATGAATAAAATGGAACTGTGCAAG GATCAACTGGCTGCAGACATGTACAATTTCTTCTCAAAGGAAGGGGACTATGCCTGCTACTACGTAATG CTCTTAGAGGCCCAAGCTGATTACCATAGAAAGTCTCTGATTGTCCTCGAGAGTGTCCTGCCAACCATACAAGCACAGCAAG ACTCGTGGACAGAGAAGCCAGCGTTTGGGACGGGGCTGGAGGAGCATCTGAAGAGGAGCAGCAGAGAGATCGCTCTGCCCTTAGAGGCCTGCATCATGATGCTGCTGGAGACTGGCATgaaggaggag GGCCTCTTCAGGATCGCAGCAGGGACCTCAAAACTGAAGAAGCTCAAGGCTGCTCTGGACTGTTCCACCTCACAGCTGGAGGAGTTCTACTCGGACCCCCACGCTGTCGCTG GAGCCCTGAAGTCTTACCTGAGAGAACTACCTGAACCTCTGATGAGCTTCCAGCTTTACGACGAGTGGATTCAGGCGTCTAG tgTTCCAGAGCCAGACAAGCGACTGCAGGCCCTCTGGGTTGTGTGTGATCAATTACCAAAGAACAACAAAGCCAACCTAAG GTATCTGGTGAAGTTCCTGTCCAAGCTGGCTCAGGACAGTGAGGTCAACAAGATGACCCCTAGCAACATCGCTATTGTACTGGGACCAAACCTGCTGTGGGCCAAAACAGAGGg CACTCTAGCTGAGATGGCTGCTGCTACCTCTGTTCACGTGGTGACCATCATAGAACCCATCATACAACACGCTGACTGGTTCTTCCCTGAGG ATGTGGAGTTTAATGTATCAGGGATGTTTGCCATGCCCACCCCTCCTTCCAACCACATCAACCACTCTATGGAGTACGACTGTTCCACCATCGAGAGGAAGAGGCCTGGTAGCATGGTGGGGCCAGAGAACGATACCCTTCGCAAGGACAG CAACCCAAAGCGTGACCCCACCTCCACCCAGACCCTCCATCAGAGGAACGGTTCAGGAGGGGGCAACCCGGGCACAGCCAGCCCAGCAGGAGGAGGTGGAGCAGGGGGACAGCTGGGAGTGGTAGGCCCTGGGGCCGGATCCATGGGGCCCAGTCCACACATGATGCGCAGAG GTACAAAGAAGCCAGCCCCTGCCCCTCCCAAGCTGCCCAACCCCCCTTCAGGCCAGCCCAGTAACCTCACCAACCACAACCCCTTCTCGGGCCAGTTCCTCAGCACCTCCCCCagacccctctcttcctcaaGCCACTCCCCTACCTCCCCCACCCTGCCCACATCCcagccctcctccaccccccgcCGCCACTCCAACAACCAGCCCTCCATCCAGGCCCCCAACCACCCACCCCCACAGCCCCCCACACCCTCACAGGTCAGCCCCCCGTCCCAACCCAGGGCCCTCAGCCATCCCACAGGAGACAACCCGGGGGCGGAATATTCTCCAACAGACACCCCCAGCCCGCCTGACACACCTCCACCCTCCACCGTCCCCCAGGACATACCCAGTGCCCATCCTGCCTCCACCTTGCCCTTCCAGTCAGGCTCCCTCCCCCGACCACGCCCCGTCCCCAAACCCAGAAACAGGCCCAACATTCCTCCGCCACCTCAGCCCCCCACACAGGGAAATGATACCAACGGGATCTGCAGCACAGCCTACAAAATCATGG ACCCAGCGCTGTCTCTCAAAGGGTTGACCCGAGCCTTCGTCCCTGAGTTTGCTGTGGACCAGCAGCCAGTGACCGCCCCCTCCATGGCCCCCATGACATCCGTGCCTCAGCCCAAAGACTCAGACCTGGACACAGAGAGTACCATCCTATAA